A window of Dickeya zeae NCPPB 2538 contains these coding sequences:
- a CDS encoding DUF4279 domain-containing protein, translating to MDKTTVKAEFSICGDVFEPNEITALLQIEPMEVHRKGIISGTRKRPSSENSWSICTEKEESYDVDEQTRKLLSLLKCKISSLQEIKERYDVAFIFSLLIEVENGEKPAIYWSAETNRFLGCIGAESSIDLYIYS from the coding sequence ATGGATAAGACAACAGTAAAAGCAGAGTTTTCCATTTGTGGAGATGTCTTTGAACCCAATGAGATAACTGCATTACTACAGATAGAGCCTATGGAGGTTCATCGAAAAGGTATTATTAGTGGGACGAGGAAAAGGCCAAGCTCGGAGAATAGTTGGTCAATTTGTACAGAGAAGGAAGAGTCCTATGATGTGGATGAGCAAACAAGGAAATTGCTGTCTTTATTAAAGTGTAAAATTTCTTCTTTGCAAGAAATAAAAGAGAGATATGATGTTGCATTCATATTTTCTCTTTTAATAGAAGTAGAAAATGGGGAGAAGCCAGCTATATATTGGTCAGCAGAGACAAACCGTTTTTTGGGTTGTATCGGGGCCGAAAGTTCTATTGATTTATATATTTATAGCTAA
- a CDS encoding SymE family type I addiction module toxin → MSQTERYARARFQAVSLQGAWLTEYGLTDRMPLKIQVMPGCMVITAQNTRELWCKYP, encoded by the coding sequence ATTTCCCAAACCGAACGCTATGCACGCGCCCGCTTTCAGGCGGTGTCATTGCAAGGTGCCTGGCTCACCGAATACGGGTTGACCGACAGGATGCCGTTAAAAATACAGGTCATGCCCGGCTGCATGGTCATCACCGCCCAGAACACCCGCGAGCTGTGGTGTAAGTATCCC
- a CDS encoding DUF596 domain-containing protein: MENLDKIYSSVVNSTYGLSIGTIWQHVSIACSEFSDDYLFKKNVFFDILARLLNEYKIKLAANGKFWSGTIEEQLGMLQTAWPQYPSDDEDDDLDDYGMWFLVKAPAGVVWLTSDGRELWT, from the coding sequence ATGGAAAATCTTGATAAGATATATTCATCGGTTGTAAATAGCACCTATGGTCTGTCCATTGGAACTATATGGCAGCATGTTAGCATCGCCTGTTCTGAGTTCTCAGATGATTATTTATTTAAAAAGAATGTTTTTTTTGATATTTTAGCACGCTTATTAAATGAATATAAAATTAAGCTGGCCGCAAATGGTAAATTTTGGTCTGGTACGATTGAGGAACAATTAGGGATGTTACAAACTGCTTGGCCGCAATATCCATCTGATGATGAGGATGATGATTTAGACGATTATGGCATGTGGTTTTTAGTTAAGGCTCCTGCTGGAGTGGTGTGGTTAACATCTGATGGGCGAGAATTATGGACTTAG
- a CDS encoding Imm63 family immunity protein, whose protein sequence is MLYPISEIREKVYELGLKICIPSESLHVFDISPGDGRPHISFDNNKYNYIYEERGVEFEIKSTDDVKELLYWIMSDVIYGMAFQYEIEHRVEHVDGRRIVFPRVVQLMSKLKPSWASRAQREINEILVRSPYSDGG, encoded by the coding sequence ATGTTATATCCGATTAGCGAAATTCGAGAAAAAGTCTATGAATTAGGCTTGAAGATATGTATTCCTAGTGAGAGTTTGCATGTTTTCGATATTTCACCGGGGGATGGACGGCCTCACATTTCTTTTGATAATAATAAATATAATTATATTTATGAAGAGAGAGGGGTTGAATTTGAAATAAAATCGACTGATGATGTGAAAGAACTTCTTTATTGGATAATGTCTGATGTTATTTACGGCATGGCATTTCAATATGAAATTGAACATCGCGTTGAACATGTAGATGGACGACGTATTGTTTTTCCCAGAGTAGTTCAACTGATGAGTAAGCTAAAACCATCATGGGCTTCAAGAGCACAGAGGGAGATAAATGAAATTTTGGTTAGAAGCCCTTATAGTGATGGAGGATGA
- a CDS encoding contact-dependent growth inhibition system immunity protein encodes MTTFRQLVGNFYKSKEAEQNSSLDMWFESVLDVPIDSLALKDLCRAIRQKVYVNQLIPRALSVLTEDPLAGEYYDGELVAALSTLDNDDLASSKEAFIKIKNIIDSIDVTELN; translated from the coding sequence ATGACTACCTTTCGGCAGTTGGTCGGTAATTTTTATAAAAGTAAAGAGGCAGAACAAAATTCTTCACTTGATATGTGGTTTGAAAGTGTCCTTGATGTACCTATTGATAGTTTGGCTTTGAAAGATCTCTGTCGTGCTATCCGGCAGAAAGTCTATGTTAATCAATTAATACCAAGAGCATTATCTGTTTTGACAGAAGACCCGTTGGCAGGTGAGTATTATGATGGTGAGCTTGTAGCAGCTTTATCAACTTTGGACAACGATGATTTAGCGAGCTCAAAGGAGGCTTTCATTAAAATAAAAAATATCATAGATAGTATCGATGTAACAGAGTTAAATTAA
- a CDS encoding FeoA family protein codes for MALSLQTLLDLPLNVNAVVARIRSTGEYQQRLTELGIRVGGQVRVIQRDANQPLMLAAGDSRVAINWEMGKQVWVSPQQ; via the coding sequence ATGGCTCTGAGTCTTCAAACGCTGCTTGATCTTCCTCTTAACGTGAATGCCGTAGTGGCGCGTATTCGCTCAACGGGCGAGTACCAGCAGCGGCTGACTGAGCTTGGCATCCGTGTCGGTGGTCAGGTGCGCGTGATTCAGCGTGATGCCAATCAGCCGTTAATGTTGGCCGCCGGGGATAGCCGGGTGGCGATCAACTGGGAGATGGGTAAGCAAGTGTGGGTATCGCCACAGCAATAA
- a CDS encoding FeoA family protein: MTLEALAVGTQWRVLGFQKGSADYRKRLLALGVTPGVEFSVSRVAPLGDPIELRLRGASISVRKGEAQILILEKC, translated from the coding sequence ATGACACTGGAAGCATTGGCAGTGGGCACACAGTGGCGTGTGCTGGGGTTTCAGAAAGGATCGGCGGATTACCGCAAGCGCCTGCTGGCGCTGGGCGTGACGCCGGGAGTGGAGTTTTCGGTGTCGCGAGTCGCACCGCTGGGTGATCCGATTGAACTGCGCCTGCGTGGTGCATCGATCAGCGTGCGTAAAGGCGAAGCACAGATTTTGATTCTGGAAAAATGTTAA
- the feoB gene encoding Fe(2+) transporter permease subunit FeoB produces the protein MSTQPVICVVGNPNCGKTTLFNVLTGGKQTVGNWPGVTVEKKVGSYRYQQQQVTLVDLPGVYSLNPSSESSEDERVARDYILSGEANLVLNIVDASNLERNLYLTAQLLDMQVPMVVAVNMMDIAAARKLDIDIAGLQQRLGCPVIPITASQKKGIAMLHEVCQAALAQPVIPPVSIPYDAPLNQAAQAIADQLQGQAAIRNPYWLAIQLLEGDMTVRDRVPADTLAFADAEVARLVAEYEDELDIFLADARYQFVGAVAREVITRRGEASATLTDKIDRVVLHRFFGIPIFLLVMYLMFVFTINIGSAFTDFFDKLFGTLMVDGFGELLLALHTPEWLKTLLADGVGGGIQTVSTFIPVIGCLYLFLSWLEDSGYMARAAFVMDRFMRGIGLPGKAFVPLIVGFGCNVPAVMATRTMERHSDRVVTVMMAPFMSCGARLPVYVLFASALFVEGGQNLVFGLYLVGIAAAIATGFLLKNTALKGEASAFVMEIPPYHLPSLRSVLIRTWERLKGFLLRAGRLIVVVVTVLGFLNSMGTDGSFGNQNTQKSVLSAVGQAIVPVFKPLGIRDENWPAAVGVFTGIFAKEAVVGTLDSLYGAMAASQDGGAKAEAKPFSLTGGIHDALATIPENLGKLGDAVLNPLGINVGDLSDTATIAKDNKFSVTSLTVISQLFDGRLGAFSYLLMVLLYIPCVAAVSAIWREVGTAWTLFCAGWTIQVGYSTAVVVYQVGRFSQHPLYSLCALVGVAAMLCVTVMLLRRNGLQRQRAVVGEVK, from the coding sequence ATGAGTACGCAACCCGTAATTTGCGTGGTGGGTAACCCCAATTGTGGCAAAACGACGCTATTTAACGTCCTGACTGGCGGTAAACAAACGGTCGGTAACTGGCCCGGCGTGACGGTGGAAAAGAAAGTTGGTAGTTACCGTTATCAGCAGCAACAGGTGACGTTGGTGGATTTGCCGGGGGTTTACTCGCTGAACCCGTCTTCCGAAAGCTCGGAAGACGAACGGGTCGCACGTGATTACATCCTGTCCGGCGAAGCCAATCTGGTACTGAATATCGTTGATGCCTCCAATCTGGAGCGAAATCTGTATCTCACCGCGCAGTTGCTGGATATGCAGGTGCCGATGGTGGTGGCCGTCAATATGATGGATATCGCCGCCGCACGTAAGTTGGATATTGATATCGCCGGTTTACAACAGCGCCTGGGGTGCCCGGTCATCCCGATTACCGCCAGCCAGAAGAAAGGCATCGCGATGTTGCATGAGGTGTGTCAGGCCGCGCTGGCACAACCGGTGATTCCACCGGTGTCGATTCCTTATGATGCACCGCTGAATCAGGCGGCGCAGGCGATTGCAGATCAACTGCAAGGGCAGGCGGCGATTCGTAACCCGTATTGGCTGGCGATTCAGTTGCTGGAAGGCGACATGACAGTGCGTGACCGGGTGCCTGCAGATACGCTGGCCTTTGCCGATGCTGAAGTCGCCCGGCTGGTCGCCGAGTATGAGGATGAGCTGGATATTTTTCTGGCGGACGCGCGTTACCAGTTCGTTGGTGCGGTGGCGCGTGAGGTGATTACCCGCCGTGGCGAGGCTTCCGCAACCCTGACCGACAAAATTGACCGTGTCGTGTTGCACCGCTTTTTTGGTATTCCGATCTTCCTGCTGGTGATGTACCTGATGTTTGTCTTCACCATCAATATCGGTAGCGCCTTTACCGATTTCTTCGACAAGCTGTTCGGCACCCTGATGGTGGATGGATTCGGCGAGCTGTTGCTGGCGCTGCATACCCCGGAATGGCTGAAAACCCTGCTGGCAGATGGCGTGGGCGGTGGTATTCAGACCGTATCCACCTTTATTCCGGTGATCGGTTGTCTGTACCTGTTCCTGTCCTGGCTGGAGGATTCCGGCTATATGGCGCGAGCGGCGTTTGTGATGGACCGCTTTATGCGCGGCATCGGTTTGCCGGGCAAGGCGTTCGTGCCGCTGATTGTCGGGTTTGGTTGTAACGTACCGGCGGTGATGGCGACGCGCACCATGGAGCGCCATAGTGACCGTGTGGTGACGGTGATGATGGCCCCGTTTATGTCCTGTGGTGCACGGTTGCCAGTGTACGTGCTGTTTGCGTCCGCCTTGTTTGTCGAAGGCGGACAAAACCTGGTATTCGGGTTGTATCTGGTCGGTATCGCGGCGGCGATTGCGACGGGCTTTTTGCTGAAAAATACCGCGCTGAAAGGCGAAGCATCTGCCTTCGTGATGGAAATTCCCCCTTATCACTTGCCCAGCTTGCGCAGTGTACTGATTCGCACCTGGGAGCGCCTGAAGGGGTTCTTGCTGCGTGCCGGGCGGCTGATTGTGGTGGTGGTGACGGTGCTGGGTTTTCTTAATTCGATGGGGACCGACGGTTCCTTTGGTAACCAGAATACCCAGAAGTCGGTGCTGTCGGCGGTGGGGCAAGCCATCGTGCCGGTATTTAAGCCGCTGGGCATTCGCGATGAAAACTGGCCAGCAGCAGTGGGTGTGTTCACCGGGATCTTCGCCAAAGAAGCGGTTGTCGGTACGCTGGATTCGTTGTACGGCGCAATGGCAGCCTCGCAGGACGGCGGCGCGAAAGCAGAAGCCAAACCTTTTAGTCTGACCGGCGGTATTCACGATGCGCTGGCGACCATCCCTGAAAATCTGGGCAAGCTGGGTGACGCGGTATTAAACCCGTTAGGGATCAATGTGGGTGATTTGAGTGATACCGCCACGATTGCCAAAGACAATAAATTCTCGGTGACCTCGCTGACCGTGATCAGCCAACTGTTTGATGGCCGTTTGGGTGCGTTTAGTTACCTGCTGATGGTGCTGTTGTATATCCCTTGCGTGGCGGCGGTATCCGCCATCTGGCGTGAGGTGGGCACAGCCTGGACGCTATTCTGCGCTGGCTGGACTATTCAGGTCGGCTACAGTACGGCGGTGGTGGTGTATCAGGTTGGGCGGTTTAGCCAGCACCCGTTGTATTCGCTGTGTGCGCTGGTGGGGGTGGCGGCAATGCTGTGTGTCACAGTGATGTTGCTGCGCCGCAATGGTCTGCAACGCCAGCGGGCAGTGGTCGGTGAAGTAAAATAA
- a CDS encoding FeoC-like transcriptional regulator, translating into MTLLELRDFVRERKKVSLQDISTAFKADPGVVEGMLEVWVQKGKIRFHQGDAAPKCGGCCGCDKRQGQYYEWL; encoded by the coding sequence ATGACGCTACTTGAATTGCGGGATTTTGTCCGCGAAAGAAAAAAGGTGTCGCTGCAAGATATCAGCACGGCTTTTAAGGCCGATCCCGGTGTGGTGGAGGGAATGCTGGAGGTGTGGGTACAGAAAGGCAAAATTCGCTTCCATCAGGGTGATGCCGCACCTAAGTGCGGCGGCTGTTGCGGCTGTGATAAACGCCAGGGCCAGTATTACGAGTGGTTGTGA
- the pepT gene encoding peptidase T — MEKLLDRFLNYVAFDTQSRLGVRQVPSTEGQLKLAQALQQELIELGLEQVSVTKHGCVMATLPANVAWPVPVVGFIAHMDTSPDFSGKHVNPQIVENYRGGDIALGMGDEVLSPVMFPVLHHLLGQTLITTDGKTLLGADDKAGIAEIMTALVRLKKRQIPHGEIRIAFTPDEEVGKGAQHFDVDAFRAEWAYTLDGGGVGELEYENFNAASAVVKIVGNNVHPGWAKGVMVNALSLATRFHQLVPADETPEQTEGYQGFYHLNSAKGTVERAELHYSIRDFERDSFERRKKTLLDIAEKVGKGLHPDCYIEVTITDSYYNMREQVEQHPHIIALAQQAMRDCGITPLMQPIRGGTDGAQLSFRGLPCPNLFTGGYNAHGKHEFVTLEGMESAVSVIMRIAELTALRAKTRQTSTESASVKA; from the coding sequence ATGGAAAAATTACTTGATCGTTTTTTGAATTATGTTGCGTTTGATACCCAATCCCGACTGGGTGTTCGGCAGGTGCCGAGCACGGAAGGGCAATTGAAGCTGGCGCAAGCGCTGCAACAAGAATTAATTGAACTGGGACTGGAACAGGTATCGGTCACCAAGCATGGCTGTGTGATGGCGACATTACCCGCTAATGTTGCCTGGCCTGTGCCGGTGGTGGGGTTTATCGCCCATATGGATACCTCACCGGATTTTAGCGGCAAACATGTTAATCCACAGATTGTCGAGAATTACCGTGGCGGTGATATCGCGCTGGGTATGGGTGATGAAGTCTTGTCGCCGGTGATGTTCCCGGTGCTGCATCATCTGCTCGGCCAGACATTGATTACGACTGATGGCAAAACGCTGTTGGGGGCGGATGATAAAGCTGGCATTGCGGAGATCATGACCGCACTGGTCCGGTTGAAAAAACGCCAAATCCCGCATGGTGAGATTCGTATTGCTTTCACGCCGGATGAAGAAGTCGGCAAAGGTGCTCAGCACTTTGATGTCGATGCATTCCGGGCGGAATGGGCCTATACGCTTGATGGCGGTGGTGTGGGTGAACTGGAGTATGAAAACTTCAATGCCGCATCGGCTGTCGTGAAGATTGTCGGCAACAACGTCCATCCGGGCTGGGCAAAAGGCGTGATGGTCAATGCGTTGTCGCTGGCGACGCGTTTTCACCAGCTCGTACCGGCTGATGAGACGCCAGAGCAGACCGAAGGCTATCAGGGTTTTTATCACCTCAATAGCGCGAAAGGAACGGTAGAACGTGCCGAACTGCACTACAGCATTCGGGACTTTGAGCGCGATAGCTTCGAGCGGCGTAAGAAAACACTGCTGGATATTGCGGAAAAAGTGGGCAAAGGTTTGCACCCGGATTGTTATATCGAAGTCACGATCACCGATAGCTACTACAACATGCGTGAGCAGGTGGAGCAGCATCCCCATATCATCGCGCTGGCGCAGCAGGCTATGCGTGATTGCGGGATTACACCGCTGATGCAACCGATTCGTGGCGGTACGGATGGCGCGCAGTTATCTTTCCGCGGTTTGCCGTGCCCTAATCTGTTTACGGGTGGCTACAATGCTCACGGTAAGCATGAATTTGTGACGCTGGAAGGGATGGAGAGCGCTGTATCGGTGATTATGCGTATCGCCGAACTGACGGCATTACGGGCCAAGACCCGGCAAACCAGCACTGAGAGCGCGTCAGTGAAAGCCTGA
- a CDS encoding cupin domain-containing protein, with protein MDYQLNLDWQDFLTHHWQKKPVIIKAGFPHFLDPISPDELAGLAMENEVDSRLVSHRDGRWDVSHGPFESYDHLGESNWSLLVQAVDHWHEPSAALMRPFRHLPDWRIDDLMISFSVPGGGVGPHLDQYDVFIIQGTGRRRWRVGDKVPMKQHCPHPDLLQVAPFDAIIDEEMAPGDILYIPPGFPHEGYSLENSLNYSVGFRAPSSRELVSGFADYVLSRELGGQRYSDPDIPSRAHPADVLPQELDKLQHMMLELVQHKDAFHQWFGEFASQSRHELDLAPPEPPYQPGEVYDLLQQGEALRRLGGLRVLRIGETCFVNGERLENHPPQAIAALAQYDVLNIGRFGDALDDPSFLAQLTALVNSGYWYFVD; from the coding sequence ATGGACTACCAACTTAATCTTGACTGGCAGGACTTCCTGACTCACCACTGGCAAAAAAAGCCGGTAATCATCAAAGCCGGTTTTCCTCATTTTCTCGATCCCATTAGCCCGGACGAATTAGCGGGACTGGCGATGGAAAACGAGGTAGACAGCCGTCTGGTCAGCCATCGTGATGGCCGCTGGGACGTCAGCCACGGCCCGTTTGAAAGCTATGACCACCTAGGAGAAAGCAACTGGTCTTTACTGGTACAAGCCGTCGACCACTGGCATGAGCCTTCTGCCGCGCTGATGCGCCCTTTCCGCCATCTGCCTGACTGGCGTATTGACGACCTGATGATTTCATTCTCGGTGCCCGGCGGCGGCGTCGGCCCACACCTTGACCAATACGATGTGTTTATTATTCAGGGCACCGGACGCCGTCGTTGGCGCGTTGGCGACAAGGTGCCGATGAAACAGCATTGCCCACATCCTGACTTGCTGCAGGTTGCACCGTTCGACGCCATTATTGATGAAGAAATGGCACCCGGCGATATTCTCTATATTCCACCGGGTTTTCCGCACGAAGGTTATTCACTGGAAAACTCGCTCAACTACTCGGTCGGGTTCCGTGCCCCCAGTTCCCGCGAGCTGGTCAGTGGTTTTGCCGACTATGTGTTGTCCCGCGAACTGGGTGGCCAACGCTACAGTGACCCGGATATTCCTTCTCGCGCCCATCCAGCCGACGTGTTACCGCAGGAGTTGGATAAACTTCAACACATGATGCTGGAACTGGTGCAGCACAAAGACGCTTTTCATCAATGGTTCGGCGAATTTGCGTCCCAGTCACGGCATGAACTGGATTTGGCACCACCGGAGCCGCCTTACCAGCCTGGCGAAGTATACGACCTGTTACAGCAGGGCGAGGCATTGCGCCGTCTTGGCGGATTGCGGGTATTGCGTATTGGCGAAACCTGTTTCGTCAACGGCGAGCGGCTGGAGAACCACCCTCCGCAGGCGATCGCCGCTCTGGCGCAATATGATGTGCTGAACATCGGGCGGTTTGGCGATGCACTGGATGACCCGTCTTTCCTTGCCCAGTTGACCGCTCTGGTTAACAGTGGTTACTGGTATTTTGTTGACTGA
- the phoQ gene encoding two-component system sensor histidine kinase PhoQ encodes MRKSHFSLRFRFLISTAAVVLALTLSYGIVAVVGYSVSFDKTSFRLLRGESNLFYSLAQWHDNQLTIATPPEIDINYPTLVFIYDKHGHLLWRERAVPELESQIKPEWLEKTDYHELDADSNTSNAVLQGSSPQMLDKLHAYSSEDKTPFTHSIAVNVYPASERLPKLVIVVVDRVPQELQQADVVWEWFRYVFIAHLVLVLPLLWLAAHWSLRPIKHLVHQISELESGSREHLDENPPRELNSLVRNLNTLLSNERQRYHKYRTTLTDLTHSLKTPLAVLQTTLRSLRTGKELTIEQAEPIMLTQISRISQQIGYYLHRASVRTEHLTIIREVHSVPAQLDALCSALNKVYQRKGVVLTMDIAPELTFIGEKNDFMEVMGNILDNACKYCLEFVEISARYSGQKLHLVVDDDGPGIPDSKREVIFQRGQRADTLRPGQGIGLSVAAEIIEQYQGEILIGSSALGGAKVEAIFGQQHLGQNEN; translated from the coding sequence TTGAGAAAATCTCATTTTTCGCTGCGTTTTCGCTTTCTGATTTCGACCGCTGCGGTAGTACTGGCACTCACCCTCTCCTACGGCATCGTCGCGGTAGTGGGATACAGCGTGAGTTTTGACAAGACGTCATTTCGCCTGCTGCGTGGCGAGAGCAATCTGTTTTATAGCCTGGCACAGTGGCATGACAATCAGCTTACCATCGCAACACCGCCTGAAATCGATATTAACTACCCTACGCTGGTGTTTATCTACGATAAACACGGCCACTTATTGTGGCGGGAACGCGCTGTTCCGGAGCTGGAGTCCCAGATAAAACCTGAATGGCTGGAAAAAACGGATTACCACGAACTGGACGCCGACTCCAATACCAGTAATGCCGTCTTACAAGGCAGCAGCCCGCAAATGCTGGATAAGTTGCACGCCTATAGCTCGGAAGACAAAACGCCGTTCACCCATTCCATTGCCGTCAACGTTTACCCCGCCTCCGAGCGTTTGCCTAAACTGGTTATCGTGGTGGTAGACCGGGTACCGCAGGAACTGCAACAGGCGGATGTCGTTTGGGAGTGGTTCCGCTACGTGTTTATCGCTCATCTGGTGTTGGTACTGCCGCTACTGTGGCTGGCAGCCCACTGGAGTCTGCGGCCGATTAAGCATCTGGTGCATCAGATAAGCGAACTGGAAAGTGGTTCGCGCGAACATCTGGACGAAAATCCACCACGCGAGTTGAACAGCCTGGTACGCAATCTTAATACCTTATTAAGTAACGAGCGCCAGCGTTATCACAAATATCGAACGACCTTGACCGACCTGACCCACAGTCTGAAAACGCCGCTGGCAGTGTTGCAGACCACGCTACGCTCATTACGCACTGGCAAAGAGCTGACCATCGAACAAGCCGAACCCATCATGCTGACGCAAATCAGCCGCATCTCGCAGCAAATCGGCTATTACCTGCACCGCGCCAGCGTGCGGACAGAGCACCTCACTATCATTCGGGAAGTACACTCCGTGCCGGCACAGCTCGATGCGCTCTGCTCCGCCTTGAATAAGGTGTACCAACGTAAAGGTGTTGTGCTGACCATGGACATTGCCCCCGAGCTGACTTTTATTGGCGAGAAAAACGACTTTATGGAAGTCATGGGCAATATTCTCGACAACGCCTGTAAGTATTGTCTGGAGTTCGTTGAAATCAGCGCCCGCTATTCCGGCCAAAAACTGCATCTGGTTGTTGATGATGACGGTCCCGGCATTCCTGACAGCAAGCGCGAAGTCATTTTCCAGCGCGGGCAACGGGCGGACACATTGCGCCCAGGGCAAGGCATTGGGCTATCCGTTGCCGCAGAAATCATCGAGCAATATCAGGGCGAAATCCTTATCGGTTCCAGCGCGCTCGGCGGTGCCAAAGTCGAAGCGATTTTCGGTCAGCAGCATCTTGGCCAAAATGAGAATTAA
- the phoP gene encoding two-component system response regulator PhoP, with protein sequence MRILVIEDNVLLRHHLNVQLNEMGHQVDAAADAKEADYFLQEHAPDIAIVDLGLPIEDGTSLIRRWRSHQVKLPILVLTARESWQEKVAVLEAGADDYVTKPFHIEEVVARMQALMRRNSGLASQIISLPPFEVDLSRRELLVHGEPVKLTAFEYTIVETLIRNNGKVVSKESLMLQLYPDAELRESHTIDVLMGRLRKKLQSANSHDVITTVRGQGYRFDI encoded by the coding sequence ATGCGTATTCTTGTGATTGAAGATAATGTTCTGTTACGCCATCACCTGAATGTCCAGTTAAATGAAATGGGACACCAGGTTGATGCAGCGGCGGACGCAAAAGAAGCGGATTATTTCCTTCAGGAACACGCGCCAGACATCGCCATTGTCGACTTGGGATTGCCGATAGAAGATGGCACCAGCCTGATCCGCCGCTGGCGTTCGCATCAGGTTAAATTGCCGATATTGGTTCTCACCGCTCGGGAAAGCTGGCAGGAAAAAGTCGCCGTTCTGGAAGCAGGCGCTGATGATTACGTCACCAAGCCGTTTCATATTGAGGAAGTCGTCGCACGCATGCAGGCGCTGATGCGTCGCAATAGCGGCCTGGCGTCTCAAATTATCAGTCTGCCGCCCTTTGAAGTGGACCTGTCACGTCGCGAATTGCTGGTGCATGGTGAACCGGTCAAGCTCACCGCTTTTGAATATACCATCGTTGAAACGCTTATCCGCAATAACGGCAAGGTAGTCAGCAAAGAGTCACTGATGCTGCAACTGTATCCCGACGCGGAGTTGCGTGAAAGTCATACCATCGACGTATTAATGGGGCGACTGCGCAAAAAACTGCAATCGGCCAACTCCCATGATGTTATTACCACTGTTCGCGGGCAGGGTTACCGCTTCGATATCTAA